The Liolophura sinensis isolate JHLJ2023 chromosome 6, CUHK_Ljap_v2, whole genome shotgun sequence genomic sequence CCCATCATGGCCGGATCTTTCTTGGGCCTTACCGGATCTCATGACAAAACCCAAGTGTACCAGCACTTTATCCATGTACctaatttcaaagaaatcttgCTGTTAACATTTGAAACACGTGATCTCCCTCACTGTGGATCATTATAAACATGTAATACTGGTGACGCCCACGTGATAGTTCTAATCTGGTTCAATGACATATTTTGCGTACATTGAATGCTGAAGCGATTAGCGCCATACGACGTCAAGGAGAGGGGGAACCAGCCAGACGGTTTGTCATACTAAACACTTGATACTTGTGACGCCACACACGGTGGGTCATCATAAACACGTCATACACGTGACATCATACAAGGTGGGTCGCCATAAACAGGTGATACGTGTGACGTCCATGCGGTGGGTCAAACTAAACACTTGATAGTTGTAACGCCCATTCTGTAAGCCATGGTGTGCTATGGGGCGTGGAATTTGCTACcatataagcatttacatgaaatgttaGACTAAATAAAAGCCTAACTGAATTAAGCTAACAAAGATCGTAAATGTGCTGACAACACAGTATCTTGAGTAATTCCAAATCAGTGACGTCCAGTAAACTGCAATTaaaattactgcattttttttacgtaATCCTGCACAAGGCATGGTGCTAggtggcgtgtaatttgctactatataatcatttagatgaacagttatTATAAAATTCTAATTGATGTAAACTGAAAAACATCCCTAACCTGCTGTttatcactctgttgtcgttgctctggtttcactATCTGGGCTGTAAGTCATTGTTATATACTAAAACGTCATGTGTCATACTTAAAGACACAATACCTGAAGAAATCTGACAATGGCTAAAACCAAACGCCGGAAGTTTATGACCCCTTGTGGTGTGGCCTTAGTCCGACAGTTACTACCGTTTAGGAGTTCCATTTCAAGAGCTCTTAACTGGACTGACGGACTTTGAGGCACGCCACAAAGATATGCACAGCTGTCAGATAACACAATTTCCATATGCAATCGTATTTCCTTGtgcacaaaaaacacacaacactTAAAACAAGGGCATTTCACCCACAGATATTTCGTGTCAGtatacataaacaaagccaTACAACCGCTACGACAGACGACTACTTCACCATTGCCAAATCCTGGCGTCCACAAGTAACCTTATAACAAAAGAACAATCTGCCCGGATTAAGTCAAAGAATGATAATCCATTAATTCTACATTTAACGCATGCGACGCCGTATCGTTAGACTGCGAGAAACACACTGCATCTGTGACTTGTCCTGTCAGGTCCGTTGCCGTGGTCGGAACCACTGGTAACAATGGATTAACGTGGCAAAGGGGAGAGTATAAAAGCCCTACGCTGATGAAACCCGTCACTACACCTTGACGCCCATCCAACCGGCAGACTTCAAGAGACCTCAGTTCTGAACTGTAAACCTATCCCAGAACAAATATGGTAAGTGCATGACTATGTGATTCTGTAAAGTCTGTAAAGATGTTATCTATTCATAATTtcggtttgtcagcaacctccggatgatcgtgggtttcccccgggctttgcccggtttccttccatcgtAATGCTGTccttcgtcgtataagtaaaatattcttgagtactgcgtaaaacaccaatcaaataaataaatattcataatttcagtttattttacaATACACGCGTTAATCTATGTAGAAAATAAGAAATATCAGatacattataattattttatatatgtttaattatttaccCTCTTTGTATTGAACAGAGAGAGTGTATCAGCATCCACGTTGGCCAAGCCGGAGTCCAGATCGGAAATGCCTGCTGGGAACTGTACTGTCTGGAACACGGAATCCAGCCGGACGGTCAGATGCCCTCAGATAAAACCATCGGGGGCGGGGACGACTCCTTCAACACCTTCTTCAGTGAGACTGGGGCAGGGAAGCACGTTCCCCGGGCAGTCTTTGTCGATTTAGAGCCAACAGTTGTTGGTAAGTGTGCAATCCAAAACATCTTTGCATGCTTTGACTCATAGCGCTGATGttttacaaattattatttcttCATCGACAAATTGGTGTTAATGCCCAACTTAAGAATAAACCACGTATCTGACGGCTGGTAGGTTTATGGGTTAAGGAATTGGGATAGATCCAGGAAAATGTTGCAGCCGCATACAAGATTATACGGGGATTATATGGGGGAATTAGGTTCCCGAATGAATGGAAAAGTAATATACAATATCAAATGCTCTGTACAAAATGCGAtgtttcatatacatatatttctttctAGGCGGTTTAAAATCCTATCCAGATGTCAGATTGTAAAATATAGATACAATGTACTTTTTTCAAGCGTTTTATGTAGATGTCAGTAAAGACTAAAAATGTATCGATTTAACGGTCTGTCTAGAGACAGCAGGCATACCTTCAGACATGCTCTCTGTTAAGAGACTTCATCTAAACATTCAAACATGCTCTCTTGTCTGGACTAGATTGTCGTATAGGAGAATACTCGGGCACGGTAGACTTCACCATTACACTTTGAGCATTTTTTTCAGTCGAGCTTTGCTGTATTTTTCGAAACTGTATTTTTACTTTGAATTAAACATAGAAGAAGGACAGAACGACTCAGattctacatatatgtacatatatgtatatatatatgtactttaataCAGTGCAGAGCTTTTCAAGGTAGATACCAATTGAATTAGTGAATTGAACTGCTGTGCTATTCACgctatattttatcatttccaGATGAGGTTCGTACCGGCACATACCGCCAACTCTTCCACCCGGAACAACTCATCACCGGCAAAGAGGACGCCGCCAACAACTATGCCCGTGGGCACTACACCGTCGGTAAGGAGCTCATCGATTTGGTTCTTGACCGCACCCGAAAACTGGCTGACCAATGTACTGGTCTACAGGGATTCCTCATCTTTCACAGCTTTGGGGGAGGCACCGGCtcaggatttacctcccttcttATGGAACGTCTCAGCGTGGACTACGGAAAGAAGTCCAAGCTGGAGTTCGCCGTCTACCCAGCACCCCAGGTGTCCACGGCTGTGGTTGAGCCCTACAACTCCATCCTGACCACCCATACCACCCTGGAACACTCCGATTGCGCCTTCATGGTTGACAACGAGGCAATCTACGACATTTGTCGCCGAAACCTTGACATCGAGCGTCCGACTTATACCAACCTTAACCGCCTCATCGGTCAAATCGTCAGCTCCATCACGGCTTCTCTCCGATTTGATGGCGCCCTCAATGTGGATCTGACCGAGTTCCAGACCAACCTGGTACCTTATCCCCGTATTCACTTCCCTCTGGCTACATATGCCCCAGTCATTTCAGCAGAGAAAGCTTACCACGAGCAGCTATCTGTGGCTGAAATCACCAACGCCACATTTGAGCCAGCCAATCAGATGGTGAAATGCGATCCACGTCATGGCAAATACATGGcctgttgtatgttgtacagaggTGACGTTGTTCCCAAAGACGTCAACGCCGCCATTGCTACTATCAAGACCAAGAGAACCATTCAGTTTGTCGACTGGTGTCCCACTGGCTTCAAGGTCGGCATCAACTACCAGCCGCCAACGGTTGTCCCTGGTGGTGACTTGGCCAAGGTACAGAGAGCCGTGTGTATGTTGAGCAACACGACGGCCATTGCTGAGGCCTGGGCTCGTCTTGATCACAAGTTTGACCTGATGTACGCCAAACGTGCCTTTGTCCACTGGTACGTGGGAGAGGGTATGGAGGAGGGCGAGTTCTCCGAGGCTCGAGAGGATTTGGCCGCTCTGGAGAAGGATTACGAGGAGGTTGGAGTCGACTCCGTGGAAGATGAAGGAGAAGGCGAGGCCGAGGAATATTAGAGTTACCCGCGGTGAATAAATTTTATGGAATATCCGTGCTCGTAAATAATGAATGTACATGGGTAGACATGGGCTTTAATTTCCTTTATACACTTTATACActtatgttttctgtttgcttttatttttgttgttcgATTGTCTCTTTAAAGAAATCAACAGAGATAGGCGTCTTTcagacatttatttttttatttatttcttgattttaaaaaaagttaatcTTTTCATCGGTTGGAATTTTACAGCGGGTTTTATGAACCATATGTCAAGCATTTAAGTAGTTTGAAGTAACAAGGCGTTTTTCCCACTCCATACAAaggttttaatgtaatttttaatatttctccTTGCCGTACccacaaacaaaaaattacataaataatgttttctaaACAATCTTGCCTCAAGGCCCCACAACAAAATGAATCTAAACGTCGAAAGGTGATGACATCAGTACGTTTCCGCTGGCACTGTGGTCCAAAAATCTCATCTTACAGGTCAAATGTTTAACAACACTGAATTCTGTGGACAAAAAAGACatctaacaaaaataaaagattttAGATACAAATTTCAGTCGCCTTTATCCTGGTGGTCACTTCATTGTTATGcagtcttttcctttaagaatGTTGGGGATAGGTTTCAAATGCAACTTAGAGTGATTTATCCTCGAGGCTTTAAGATAACATCTAGAACAACTGCGTCATTCTTAATGCAGCCCAGGGTGGAAAATGTAAGCTGAACAAGTTTCTAGCGAAACACTAGTTTTATTTGGAGCACAGGTTTGCGGTCATTAGCCATGAAGTTGTGTTGATCAAAGTGAGGATTTTTTCTGGATATTCAAGctaattttatgtacaattaACACCAGAACCTCGATATGTAGGCTGCGAAACAAACACTGGTACATCAGCCCTCAAATATAATGGACGCTCCGGATCAACAATCGCCAGacctatttccaaaacaacatataaCAGAAACCACTAACGAACTAGGAAAGTGCATGCAAAGAAGAAGCAATCAAGAGATTTCACTGATGACGTAAAAACCAAAGAAACGGTCTAGGCGAATTAATTAAATAACTGTCCAcgtcgtgtaccatgctagccTCATGGAAGGTCTGcggcagcctgtggatggtaatgaatgaatgaatgaatgattatggcttaacgctacaTTGGCAATATCTCAACCATATCATACATatgtggatggtagtgggtttccccgtcataatattggccgccattgtattaaatatttaataaaatttaataatattttgtaaaatatttttgagtatatagcgtaaaacacgaatgagataaatgaataaaaaatttaaaagctgtcaaaataaacatatcTCATATCAACATATCGTTGCGCTTTGATTATAACTATTTACATATTCATTATGTATATGGGGATGTATATGGGGATGCCACTGATCATACCCATTTATCCCAGCCTTATCTCCATGAGAGTGGCGTATTATCCAGTTTTAAGCACATCGAATTACATCTATCTGTATGAGACCTTTTCACCCCGACACACTGACCGGCAATACTTCAGAGACTTTCACATGACCACATCGTTATCCTAGAACTTTCCAGAAATACATCTGGCCCCGTGTTTGCTGATTTTGAGTGGAACATGCTTCTATTGTCATTGTATAAAATGATGGTTTTCTATTTTAAAGCAATTAATAAAAGGGGAACATTAGTACGACATCAAAAACTATTAAAACACATACCAGTACACCCCATTAATTATGACATTCATAAAAAAGATAGAATGTGGTTTCAAAGTATGGAATCTCCGCCTTAGGCAAAATCGCCAGTGCAGtcgacctgtttttttttttaatgaaatgaacACCCGTTGTGACCTTACAACTTGACGGCTGACACTCGGCTTCTGACAAGTGACTTCACACTATACAGAAACGACAACTTGATACGTAAGCCCATCATACCAGCGGCCTCTCTGctcatacttttttttatttatttgatttgtgttttaggccgtgctcaagaatatttcacttatacaacggcggccagcatcaaggtgggaggaaaccgggcaaagcccgggtgATACCCATCTCACATTTTCTTCGATCACCTACTGACCAATACATCTTCATGTTCAGACTCAATTATCAAGGTGAAAATTATTTTGCAGAAAGATCTAAGAGGCAACGAAAAAGCTTCACATCATGTGATCAAGCTCAAACAAAATGACTGACTCCACGTGTGAGTCGGTCAAGAGAACTCAGGCTAATAAAATTAATTCAACATTCAAATAACCTGAACACAAAGTCTTCtaaaaaaatcagacaatatttgaagcGCAGGACACCACGGCCAATTAGAGTACAGGAAATCAAGACATATGCAAAGGTTATGCAGTGAGCCGGAGTTTTTCAAACCTAATCTGAGGTTACaaaggtacatgcacattgattttctaaaaactaaatttttaaaGCAGCTAGATACACAAAACTTACTCACGGATCAGCtcccacaaacacacagtaaccTGTAAGTTTCTTCTCAGATTAGTTCTCAGTATATTAGCAAACTGGAGAAAACCTGACCCACGTTGGGTCTGAGTCATAACAGTCCTTAAAATAAGCAAATCGTATATAGGCAATCGGATCCGATTGTTTTACAACTTTAACCTGTCGCTACTCAGATAGAACCTAGaaccaagatttttttttataaatcggACAATATTTTACAGCGGTCATGGCAAAGAAACCAACGCCCAGTGAGAATCATGGAATgcgttaaatatgcaaatttatgcGCGGATGAGGCTAGTTTTCGTAAATTGCCTCTCATGCCCAAAGTAGCCTGTGAGTATCATTATTCTTCTCCGGGTATAGATTTCAACACGCAAGCACTCTATAACCACGGGCCTACAGAAAAAAAACGATTGCCATGTATTCTCTCATGATAAGGGCATATTAGGGGCTAAACCTGGCCGGTTGTGAATTTCAGAATCCATATTTCCTGGTAACAACGGGGATATATAAGCTTTTCTTTACAAATGTAAGCTTTTCTGTACCAGTTAGTCATATCGCACGCCTACATTCTGGCTGACGTCgctttatgtttttcttttgtctgtaCTGTGTACCGGAGAAGTCATTATCGATTGCTGCAGACAATGCAAATAGTTCATCgaaatatttataaacaaaaataagaaaagttAATAGATTATTATGATAGCTtagtaatttgtttaacatgtGATGGCATTTTCCGACGAAGCTTTGTAAGTCTAAGGGTacgagatttatttttttcgttcaattttgttgtaaaataaataaataaataaataaatcaatcaataaaatgGCTTTGAATGTCATTTTATTCTTACTTGTGTGTGTATGGAAATTTATGTTTGAATatgttgaatgaaaataattaagaaTACATTTACCTTTATGTCATGTAGACGTAGAAGTTAGTGAGTATAACAAGCAAAAATAGTGTGATGCAATATCTGACACCAAATTAATAGAAAGCGTTACCTGCTTTCAGAATACAGAATGGAAAATCATTTAAAACAGAGGTTTTACTTTGATTCAGTTACAGATGTCATTTTATTATGATACCAGGACAATCTtctagatttgtttatttatttgatggatgtgAATCATgctcaaaaataattcactaatacgacgccggccagcaatatggtggaaggtAGCCGgggaacccaagaccatccgcatgttgctgacagatcttcccacgtacaactagAGAGGAGACCAGAGCGAGCCAGACTTGAGCCAAAGATTGggagtatacatttatatagactgtgtatatgtgaatgtaGTAGGGCTAGACGATAAAATTAGGTATACAGCACCTACTGAAAACTAGGAATAACCTTTGAAACGTTATTCACTTACACTCTGGTCACAGTGTGACAATGGAGGTTAAGTCTCCATTATCTCTGATAGATCGCGGATTAATCATCCACATAAATATTGAGTATACAAATAACAATGTTACAAAGGTAAAAGTAGAATTAATCCTAGTATATTAGACAACAATAGCAACCCCAGGTTCACAGTCGTGTTTAATATGGCTGTACGTTACAAATCAAAAGAAACATTACTTTCGGAAATGTGATAATATGTCTTTCCTGGCATTTCTTagcatattattattttctgaCTAGAAAGTTTAACAAAACGGGCAGTTGTGTTTGTTTAGTCATGTATTGCTTTCGGAAATACTTTTCTctataattttgaaaaaaggaGATGCCAAAAGAGAGTGTAGTTCATCTCTAATTTCATTTGAGTTACAGAGCGTCTACTTACGCTTATTTTTGGTAAACTACGCCATCTAGCGGTGTCAACTGGCAAACGACGATAACACAAACGAAGTCTGGTTTAGGCAGGGAGTAGCTTTTAGGTAAAATAATTAGATAGCTTTTTAAGCAAATATCTGTCTTGAACAAGTGGTAGTATTGACCTTTTGAGGATATGAATGAAAGATTAGCTCAGTTTTTACGGCACTGATCAGTTTGTAGCTGACGTGTGTATGTGAGGAACTAGGAAATATTGGTGTTTTTAAGTCATTTATAATCAATGAGAAAAGAATTGGGGACAAATTCTCTGCCTGGCGACCTCCGCATCACGCACAAACATTTGAGACCATTCTCAATACAATATCTTCTTATACATGTTAGATATAACATTAAAAGCTTGTCATTTAATCCAGATGACATGAATATACTCCACAGGCCGACTCGCCAGACTTTATCAAATGACTTTTATTAAACCAATGAATGCACAAAAGaccttttttttccttttaaggTAATCTCTGAGGGCATGTAGCGTAAAAATAAAGCGGAAGTGGAGTATCCTTTCCTGAAAGCAACTTGATTCCCCAGGAGAATAGTGTTATTTTTCACACAGTCGCCAAGTCGATTATTTCACAATTTCACAATGATGTGAAAACTTTCCACATTCAATTGTAGTTATTGGGTGGGGTCCTTCCAATCTCCCCTGTTGTTGTATATAAGTCTTATCCCAACTAACCATGTTTCTGGTAGTAAATTGGTGTCTAACATCAAGTTGAACAATCTGTATATacttgtaatgaaatatatataatagaggatatgtattcatttaatatACCATCTATACCGAGACTTTTGTTAGGATTGTTTTAGTTTTCTGACCTCGTTTATTACTTCACTGTACGTCACTGATCTGTTTAATTCCTCGCCACTGTCATGATTAGGTGCAACTGTAGGCATATATTCTGCGTCACCTGTATTGTCATACGACTTGTTCAAATCActaaactgtttaaaaaaactaTGGAGGCGAGGTGTTTCTTTCGGTGTTTGTTGTTTGGTGATTTTGTTAATGAGTTTCCAGTAATCTCTGGGATAGTGTGAGCACATGTGTCCTGCCTGTTTATAGGTTGTTAATCCGATATTCCAGTTTGTGATCTGAATGCAATACGAGTCGTTGtagaggggtggggtgggtgtgggGGTGGCCGCATGGGGTTTAACCAGGGAATCCCTGTTTGACATCAGTAAATGTACTGCAGACTTGTCGGATCAGGCTGTTACTTGGTGACAGGCTTAGGAGGCTTAGGCCTTCGAAACACTGCATTATCCAAGCAACGCGAGGAGTATAAAACTCCGACCCTCGTGATACAATTCAACACATTTTGACTCCAGTTTCTCTGAACACCTGGAAAGGACGAGTGAAGCAAACGCAGAGCAAACATGGTAAGTGTAggactgtatagtatatatGGACGTACgcatatgaaaatattttaaccttTGGACATTGTACTCTCGTGCTCAAACGGGATTTTTCCTACAAATAGTCTATCTGCGTAACGTTAATACCTTATTGATAATTCAAGTGAAAGACAGTAAAATAATAGAATTCAGATGAGAGAGAGTACAATTACAGAGAGCCATGTTTGTATTAACAGAGAGAATGTATCAGCATCCACGTTGGCCAAGCCGGAGTCCAGATCGGAAATGCCTGCTGGGAACTGTACTGTCTGGAACACGGAATCCAGCCGGACGGTCAGATGCCCTCAGATAAAACCATCGGGGGCGGGGACGACTCCTTCAACACCTTCTTCAGTGAGACTGGGGCAGGAAAACACGTTCCCCGGGCAGTCTTTGTCGATTTAGAGCCAACTGTTGTCGGTAAGAGTCACAATTATACTTTAAACTGAATAATTTCTGAAATATCTTTGCACATATATCGTTACGTAATTCTGCATTGTGGAAAGACATACATTTCATTGACCTTCGTCATGAGATATATTTACGGTGGCTTAAGCCTAAAATAATACAAGATCAGGGTCtgttaaataaaactttaacctTCTTGACGTTTTAAGCTCGGTACTCAAACCTAGCTAAAATTACACCACCCCAGCATATAATAAGGGGTCATTTTTTATCCATATCATGAGTATATTTAAAAGCTGAACTTGGATTACAATTTTAGGCTAAAGCTCGAAATTCCTTTTTAAAACTGCTGATAGATCTAACCAAGTTCCTACAGTAGGGTTTACATCATAGTCCGATCAAACGCTATATATATGCGACGATCGAGCTGATGGAATCATCCAGATTTAATATTACTCTTAAGTTGGAACATAGCAAATGTGAATGTGACGATGAGTGACACTATCCTTTCCTTTTCTCTACACCAGATGAGGTTCGTACCGGCACATACCGCCAACTCTTCCACCCGGAACAACTCATCACCGGCAAAGAGGACGCCGCCAACAACTATGCCCGTGGTCATTACACCGTCGGTAAGGAGCTCATCGACTTGGTTCTTGACCGCACTCGAAAACTGGCTGACCAATGTACTGGTCTACAGGGATTCCTCATCTTTCACAGCTTTGGGGGAGGCACCGGTTCTggatttacctcccttcttATGGAACGTCTCAGCGTGGACTACGGCAAAAAGTCCAAGCTGGAGTTCGCCGTCTACCCAGCACCCCAGGTGTCCACGGCTGTGGTTGAGCCCTACAACTCCATCCTGACCACCCATACCACCCTGGAACACTCTGACTGTGCCTTCATGGTTGACAACGAGGCAATCTACGACATTTGTCGCCGAAACCTTGACATCGAGCGTCCCACCTACACCAACCTGAACCGTTTAATTGGTCAGATCGTCAGCTCCATCACGGCTTCTCTCCGATTTGATGGCGCCCTCAATGTGGATCTGACCGAGTTCCAGACCAACCTGGTACCTTATCCCCGTATCCACTTCCCTCTGGCTACATATGCCCCAGTCATCTCCGCAGAGAAGGCTTACCACGAGCAGTTATCTGTGGCTGAAATCACCAACGCCACATTTGAGCCAGCCAATCAGATGGTGAAATGCGATCCACGTCATGGCAAATACATGGcctgttgtatgttgtacagaggTGACGTTGTTCCCAAAGACGTCAACGCCGCCATTGCTACCATCAAGACGAAGAGAACCATTCAGTTTGTCGACTGGTGTCCCACTGGTTTCAAGGTCGGCATCAACTACCAGCCTCCAACTGTTGTGCCTGGTGGTGACTTGGCCAAGGTACAGAGAGCCGTGTGTATGTTGAGCAACACGACGGCCATTGCTGAGGCCTGGGCTCGTCTTGATCACAAGTTTGACCTGATGTACGCCAAACGTGCCTTTGTCCACTGGTACGTGGGAGAGGGTATGGAGGAGGGCGAGTTCTCCGAGGCTCGAGAGGATTTGGCCGCTCTGGAGAAGGATTACGAGGAGGTTGGAGTCGACTCGGTAGAGGATGAAGGAGAAGGCGAGGCCGAGGAATATTAAATGTCTTGAAACTAACCCCCCAACCCCCGCTCCCATTACATACTGTACTAGGAAGAACTTAAGAACTTAGTAGTAATAACCAAAACACAAAACTATCACACTGAGGTGACAAAATACACGCTCTGCGAATGAAGAGTGTCCAAATCTACCAAAGTGTGacagattgtttttttaaatacatatgtgGTATAAAAGTGGTTCATGTCTTGCGTATTATCTGTATGTGGATATTGAAGTCACGATATTCAAATGCTACTAGGTTTATGTGAATGCGCGATTGAGTTTAATGTATATAGAATAGCAAACAGATAAATAGTAAAGCAGCTGTGTGATGTACAGCGCGCATGCTGCCAGGTTGGTTGTGTATTCCAGAAATAAACGGCCATTGGGATTTAGGTGATTCTAAGAATTCAGCATATCCTGCTGTGTTTATACATTCGAAAACTTGAAACTCACTAGTCTCACTTGTCTCAGGTCGACACTAAGGAGGGTTTCGTTTGAAAAGAGGCTCGTGGTCTTGATTCTGTTTTAAATGGTCAAACAGCGACCATCGCAGAGGGATATTGTGGCCAGATTGCTGCTCCAGTACACACCTAAGAGTGGTTACGCTTTAGAATTCAATTCGAttcgattggagttttacgccgtgctcaagaatgtttcacttatacgattgcggccagcataatggcgTTAGGAAACCAGATAGAgatcgggggaaacccatgaccatccgcaggttgctgacagacattcccagacagacacgaccgaagaggaagacagcatgtactggacttgcactcacagcgaccacattgtcAAGCCTTAGAAA encodes the following:
- the LOC135466820 gene encoding tubulin alpha-1A chain-like; translation: MPSDKTIGGGDDSFNTFFSETGAGKHVPRAVFVDLEPTVVDEVRTGTYRQLFHPEQLITGKEDAANNYARGHYTVGKELIDLVLDRTRKLADQCTGLQGFLIFHSFGGGTGSGFTSLLMERLSVDYGKKSKLEFAVYPAPQVSTAVVEPYNSILTTHTTLEHSDCAFMVDNEAIYDICRRNLDIERPTYTNLNRLIGQIVSSITASLRFDGALNVDLTEFQTNLVPYPRIHFPLATYAPVISAEKAYHEQLSVAEITNATFEPANQMVKCDPRHGKYMACCMLYRGDVVPKDVNAAIATIKTKRTIQFVDWCPTGFKVGINYQPPTVVPGGDLAKVQRAVCMLSNTTAIAEAWARLDHKFDLMYAKRAFVHWYVGEGMEEGEFSEAREDLAALEKDYEEVGVDSVEDEGEGEAEEY
- the LOC135466829 gene encoding tubulin alpha-1A chain-like; amino-acid sequence: MPSDKTIGGGDDSFNTFFSETGAGKHVPRAVFVDLEPTVVDEVRTGTYRQLFHPEQLITGKEDAANNYARGHYTVGKELIDLVLDRTRKLADQCTGLQGFLIFHSFGGGTGSGFTSLLMERLSVDYGKKSKLEFAVYPAPQVSTAVVEPYNSILTTHTTLEHSDCAFMVDNEAIYDICRRNLDIERPTYTNLNRLIGQIVSSITASLRFDGALNVDLTEFQTNLVPYPRIHFPLATYAPVISAEKAYHEQLSVAEITNATFEPANQMVKCDPRHGKYMACCMLYRGDVVPKDVNAAIATIKTKRTIQFVDWCPTGFKVGINYQPPTVVPGGDLAKVQRAVCMLSNTTAIAEAWARLDHKFDLMYAKRAFVHWYVGEGMEEGEFSEAREDLAALEKDYEEVGVDSVEDEGEGEAEEY